A section of the Acidobacteriota bacterium genome encodes:
- the greA gene encoding transcription elongation factor GreA: protein MADLKKRLEKELEALTEELRKELPREIKKARAMGDLRENAEYQSALERQGYVKVRIAQIRKKLSNLSMISLDKIPKDCISLGSKVLILDLDSEEEISYEIVMNDESDPGKGMISIGSPIAKSLLGKRDGDEVQVVTPSGKRRFEILEFQTIHDNEE, encoded by the coding sequence ATGGCAGATTTGAAGAAGAGGCTCGAAAAAGAGCTTGAGGCTCTCACGGAAGAGTTGCGAAAGGAACTTCCAAGAGAGATAAAAAAGGCAAGAGCAATGGGAGATTTGAGAGAGAATGCTGAGTATCAGTCGGCTCTGGAAAGGCAGGGTTACGTAAAGGTGCGGATCGCCCAGATCAGAAAGAAGCTCTCAAACCTCTCGATGATCTCACTTGATAAGATTCCGAAAGATTGCATCTCGCTGGGCTCGAAGGTCCTTATTCTCGATCTGGATTCCGAGGAGGAGATCTCTTATGAGATCGTCATGAACGATGAGAGCGATCCAGGTAAGGGGATGATATCGATCGGCTCCCCGATTGCGAAAAGTCTTCTCGGCAAGAGGGACGGGGATGAGGTGCAGGTCGTGACCCCTTCCGGAAAGAGGAGGTTCGAGATACTCGAATTTCAAACCATTCACGATAACGAAGAGTAG
- a CDS encoding decaprenyl-phosphate phosphoribosyltransferase translates to MHHDSSEIDYSGNRILLNLMIKFHRNIIISMRPKQWVKNSFVFAALVFSQNLFNVDNLLITTWGFLLFCALSGTVYIINDIFDIEKDRLHPAKARRPIASGALSIRAAIFWSLLVASLSLLISFLLSIKFGTVALIYWVLNLLYSVILKKIVIIDVMSIAFGFLLRAIAGAVIIDVQISSWLILCTILIALFLGFCKRRQELSIYKEEAASHREILVEYSQTFIDQMIAVVTASTLIAYSFYTMSPEVMEKLGTTHLNFTIPFVLYGIFRYLYLVLHKGVGDNPTRLVLEDKPLLLNILLWGIVVVIILYLI, encoded by the coding sequence ATGCATCATGATTCCTCAGAAATCGATTACAGCGGCAATAGGATTCTTCTGAATCTTATGATAAAGTTCCACAGAAACATCATCATTTCGATGAGGCCAAAACAGTGGGTGAAGAACTCTTTTGTCTTTGCCGCCCTCGTTTTTTCACAGAACCTCTTCAATGTCGACAATCTTCTGATAACCACATGGGGGTTTCTCCTGTTTTGCGCTCTCTCTGGAACGGTGTACATTATCAATGATATCTTCGACATCGAAAAAGACCGTCTGCATCCTGCAAAGGCAAGAAGACCGATAGCCTCAGGAGCCCTCTCCATCCGGGCTGCTATTTTCTGGAGCTTATTGGTTGCATCTCTATCGCTGCTGATCTCCTTCCTGCTCTCTATCAAGTTCGGCACCGTCGCTCTCATATACTGGGTCTTGAATCTGCTTTACTCTGTCATACTGAAGAAGATCGTCATCATCGACGTCATGTCTATTGCTTTCGGCTTCCTCCTCAGGGCGATTGCTGGAGCCGTCATCATCGACGTGCAGATCTCAAGCTGGCTGATTCTCTGCACCATTCTTATCGCCCTGTTCCTCGGATTCTGCAAGAGGAGGCAGGAATTATCCATCTACAAAGAGGAGGCAGCCTCACACCGCGAGATACTGGTTGAATATTCACAGACCTTCATCGATCAGATGATCGCCGTCGTGACCGCTTCGACCCTCATCGCTTACTCCTTCTACACGATGTCGCCCGAAGTCATGGAAAAGCTCGGAACGACGCATCTGAATTTCACCATACCTTTCGTGCTATACGGGATCTTCAGGTATCTGTATCTCGTCCTTCACAAGGGGGTAGGAGACAATCCGACGAGACTCGTCCTGGAGGACAAACCTCTCTTGCTGAACATCCTCCTCTGGGGCATCGTCGTCGTTATCATCCTGTATCTCATATGA
- a CDS encoding DUF362 domain-containing protein has product MSKSKVAVIRTTPQKVLEDYSRVMRMTDYLSHVDRSIPTIIKLNLSWTKYFPACSSQPWQLDGVLKTLLEDGFSKQGLIPVENKTVVTNPWKGARDNRWLPVLERYGIKFTPLTEVKWIVYKFKTRLFRLNQLFPEGIEIPELMIGKNVIHLPTVKTHGHSVMTGAIKNAFGGLLKEFRHYGHKYIHEVLADLMVMQMEIHPSIFAVMDGTVCGDGAGPRTMFPVTKGFILASTDSVAIDAVAAKMMGFDPMKIGYIRICHEEGFGTGNPAMIEVVGEDITSIDFGFQVRRSFVIWGDQMLRLGSLRFLEKIALHSPLVFWAPMASNIYHDFLWYPTIGKSRIRKFKDTEWGRLFSKY; this is encoded by the coding sequence ATGAGCAAGTCTAAGGTAGCGGTAATCAGGACGACGCCGCAGAAGGTCCTGGAAGATTATTCAAGGGTGATGCGGATGACAGACTACCTCTCTCATGTCGACAGGTCAATACCTACGATCATAAAGCTGAATCTATCATGGACAAAATATTTTCCTGCCTGCTCCTCGCAGCCCTGGCAGCTCGATGGTGTCCTCAAAACGCTTCTCGAGGATGGCTTCAGCAAACAGGGTCTCATCCCCGTCGAAAATAAGACTGTAGTGACGAACCCCTGGAAAGGGGCAAGAGATAACAGGTGGCTTCCCGTCCTCGAAAGATATGGAATCAAATTCACGCCACTCACCGAGGTCAAGTGGATAGTCTATAAGTTCAAGACAAGGCTCTTCCGGTTGAACCAGCTCTTCCCTGAAGGGATCGAGATACCCGAGCTCATGATAGGAAAGAACGTAATTCATCTTCCGACGGTGAAGACTCACGGCCATTCCGTAATGACGGGAGCGATTAAGAACGCCTTTGGCGGACTCCTGAAAGAGTTCCGGCATTACGGACACAAGTACATACACGAAGTCCTTGCCGACCTCATGGTGATGCAGATGGAGATCCATCCTTCCATTTTCGCCGTCATGGATGGAACGGTATGCGGTGATGGAGCCGGTCCCAGGACGATGTTTCCTGTCACCAAGGGATTCATCCTGGCAAGCACCGATTCCGTTGCCATAGACGCCGTGGCGGCGAAGATGATGGGCTTCGACCCGATGAAGATCGGCTACATCAGGATCTGTCATGAGGAAGGGTTCGGCACCGGCAATCCTGCCATGATCGAAGTCGTAGGCGAAGACATCACCAGCATCGATTTCGGATTCCAGGTGAGGAGGAGTTTCGTCATCTGGGGTGACCAGATGCTCCGTCTGGGCTCTCTGAGATTCCTGGAAAAAATTGCCCTCCATTCCCCTCTTGTCTTCTGGGCTCCCATGGCGTCCAACATTTACCACGACTTCCTCTGGTATCCCACGATCGGAAAGAGCCGCATCCGTAAGTTCAAAGACACGGAGTGGGGTCGGCTCTTTTCCAAATATTGA
- a CDS encoding AMP-binding protein — MTERRTLVSLIEDLSKNSPKTAYIHRTQYRKFKWTFGELLDESKRFALWLDRHGIGKGDKFILWGTNCPEWIVAFLGCIFRGVIAVPLDDASTEEFARKILKIVQAKGAVHSGGKNIATGGATNLLTIHFGGLRNEIQQIDSSVFSPVDLSPQDIVEIVFTSGTTAEPKGVLISHRNIVSNLDPIEHFAKKYASWILPLFSFRFLSLLPLSHMFGQALAIFLPIILGRCVVLIDSLNPNYIRKVIKEEKIWILIAVPRILDSLRDLVIKDFEKKRGESFQALYEAAGKKRLPGRIWFFRKVQGGFGWRFHCIVVGGAALNRDLEEFWATLGIAVVQGYGLTETAPIISINNPLTGGRGSIGRAIGDQQIRLDKDGEILVKGSNVSEGYLTEKGVERAVSDEGWFRTGDLGEMDDEGYIYFRGRKKDVIVTAEGINVYPDDVEAFLNRMEGVKDSAVIGVEKNGREEVHAVLLLKGEGYDASSIVRGANELLNPHQKIKSFSIWAQNDFPRTSTFKVKRRKVAERIRASMSEQKWRDTETVVAAAELKTDAFKDLIREISGRKGMEFAEGMKLSTDVGLGSIDRVELLCALEDKYQVSIDEKEFAKCETVEELKRLISESKPGRSEVKLPRWQTSLPVRWLRVIVQQIFFLPITRYYCSITVVGRENLKGLKAPFIMVSNHISHMDAPAILATLPFKLRIRLTPVMMQEIFNEYLFPEGVPFHRRFLVGLAYFIATAFYNAFPFPTESDFRSSMEYAGEMVGKGFCPLIFPEGGRTLTGRIEKFKPGIGILISSMKIPVLPVRIDGIQNVMPIDKNWPRRDKVIIRIGKPMTFDLMTYESIAARLEIAVKSL; from the coding sequence ATGACCGAGCGACGGACACTTGTATCCCTCATCGAAGATCTCTCGAAAAATTCGCCGAAGACCGCTTATATCCACAGGACCCAATACAGGAAATTTAAATGGACGTTTGGAGAGCTCCTGGACGAATCGAAGCGATTCGCTCTCTGGCTAGATAGACATGGTATTGGAAAAGGAGACAAGTTCATACTCTGGGGGACAAACTGCCCGGAATGGATAGTTGCCTTCCTCGGCTGCATCTTCCGCGGAGTCATCGCCGTTCCACTGGACGATGCTTCGACGGAAGAGTTCGCAAGAAAGATTCTGAAAATCGTTCAGGCGAAGGGGGCTGTCCATTCTGGTGGGAAGAATATTGCAACAGGCGGCGCGACAAACCTCCTCACCATTCATTTTGGCGGCCTGAGAAACGAGATCCAGCAGATAGATTCTTCTGTTTTCTCACCCGTTGACCTGTCGCCGCAGGACATCGTCGAAATAGTCTTCACATCGGGAACGACAGCGGAGCCGAAAGGAGTCCTTATAAGCCACCGCAACATCGTATCCAACCTTGATCCGATAGAGCACTTTGCGAAGAAGTACGCAAGCTGGATTTTACCTCTGTTCTCCTTCAGATTCCTTTCGTTGCTCCCGCTGAGCCATATGTTTGGTCAGGCCCTCGCCATTTTCCTTCCCATCATTCTTGGAAGGTGCGTAGTCCTGATCGATTCGCTGAATCCGAACTACATAAGAAAGGTCATCAAGGAAGAAAAGATCTGGATCCTGATAGCCGTGCCGAGGATCCTCGATTCTCTGCGGGATCTTGTTATAAAAGATTTTGAAAAGAAAAGAGGGGAAAGCTTTCAGGCTTTATATGAAGCTGCCGGGAAGAAGAGGCTACCAGGCAGAATCTGGTTCTTCCGCAAAGTCCAGGGAGGTTTCGGCTGGCGATTCCACTGCATCGTCGTGGGAGGAGCAGCCTTGAACAGGGATCTGGAGGAGTTCTGGGCGACGCTCGGGATTGCAGTAGTCCAAGGTTACGGTCTCACGGAGACGGCCCCTATCATCAGTATCAACAATCCTCTGACCGGAGGGAGAGGCTCCATCGGAAGGGCTATTGGTGACCAGCAGATAAGGCTGGATAAGGATGGAGAAATCCTCGTCAAAGGCTCAAATGTGAGCGAAGGCTACTTGACGGAAAAAGGCGTTGAAAGAGCCGTCTCTGATGAAGGCTGGTTCAGGACTGGAGACCTCGGCGAGATGGACGATGAAGGATACATCTATTTCAGGGGAAGGAAGAAGGATGTGATCGTCACGGCTGAAGGGATAAACGTCTATCCCGATGACGTTGAAGCGTTTCTGAACAGGATGGAAGGGGTCAAAGATAGTGCAGTAATAGGCGTTGAGAAGAATGGAAGAGAAGAAGTCCATGCTGTGCTTCTCCTGAAAGGCGAGGGCTATGATGCCTCATCTATCGTCCGGGGCGCCAATGAATTGTTGAATCCTCATCAGAAGATAAAGTCATTTTCCATCTGGGCTCAGAACGATTTTCCTAGAACATCCACATTCAAGGTAAAGAGAAGAAAAGTGGCAGAGCGCATCAGAGCTTCTATGAGCGAGCAAAAATGGCGAGATACGGAAACAGTTGTCGCTGCTGCAGAACTTAAAACGGATGCTTTTAAGGACCTGATCCGTGAAATTTCGGGGAGGAAAGGGATGGAATTTGCCGAGGGGATGAAGCTATCCACTGATGTCGGCCTTGGCTCGATAGACAGGGTCGAGCTCCTCTGTGCTCTTGAGGATAAGTATCAGGTCAGCATCGATGAGAAGGAGTTCGCAAAATGCGAGACTGTCGAAGAGTTAAAAAGGCTTATCAGCGAATCAAAGCCAGGCCGCAGCGAAGTGAAACTTCCCCGTTGGCAGACATCGCTTCCCGTGAGGTGGCTCAGGGTTATAGTCCAGCAGATCTTTTTCCTGCCGATTACGAGATACTACTGCTCGATAACAGTTGTCGGAAGAGAGAATCTAAAGGGATTGAAGGCTCCTTTCATCATGGTCTCAAACCACATCAGTCACATGGACGCCCCTGCCATTCTTGCTACGCTTCCCTTCAAACTGAGGATCAGGCTGACGCCCGTGATGATGCAGGAGATCTTCAATGAATATCTATTTCCAGAGGGAGTCCCGTTTCACAGGAGATTTCTGGTCGGCCTTGCCTATTTCATCGCCACCGCTTTCTATAACGCCTTTCCCTTCCCGACAGAAAGCGATTTTCGCAGCAGCATGGAATATGCGGGAGAGATGGTCGGAAAGGGTTTCTGCCCTCTCATCTTCCCGGAAGGGGGAAGGACTCTCACCGGTAGAATTGAAAAGTTCAAGCCCGGCATCGGGATACTGATCAGCAGCATGAAGATTCCAGTGCTGCCAGTCAGAATCGATGGGATCCAGAATGTCATGCCGATCGATAAGAACTGGCCGAGGAGGGATAAAGTCATCATCCGGATAGGAAAACCGATGACCTTCGACCTCATGACCTATGAATCCATCGCCGCTCGACTCGAGATTGCAGTCAAATCGCTCTAA
- a CDS encoding NAD-dependent deacylase, with protein MKATERAAEIISRSSATLALTGAGISAESGIPPFRGQGGLWDRYNPEEYATIDAFLNNPGKVWNMLKEVGEIILKSKPNDAHRALAELEEMGKLRGIVTQNIDGLHQAAGNKTVIEFHGTHKQIICMSCCKRIKLEQLIIQDLPPLCSCGGILKPEVVLFGEPIPYDALRTAFQEASTCKALLVIGTSAVVAPASQIPLIAKQNAATIIEINTESTILTTGISDIFLEGSASQILPQIVNLLKQ; from the coding sequence ATGAAAGCCACAGAAAGAGCTGCCGAGATCATCTCGAGAAGTTCGGCAACACTGGCACTCACTGGCGCCGGCATATCTGCCGAAAGCGGGATTCCTCCTTTCCGCGGACAGGGCGGACTCTGGGACAGATACAACCCGGAGGAGTATGCTACGATCGATGCCTTCCTTAATAATCCTGGAAAGGTCTGGAATATGCTCAAAGAGGTTGGAGAGATCATTTTGAAATCTAAGCCTAACGATGCCCACAGAGCTCTTGCCGAGCTGGAAGAGATGGGGAAGTTGAGAGGGATAGTCACTCAGAATATCGATGGGCTTCACCAGGCAGCAGGAAACAAGACCGTAATAGAGTTCCACGGGACTCATAAGCAGATAATCTGCATGAGCTGCTGTAAGAGAATCAAACTAGAACAGTTGATAATTCAAGACCTGCCTCCGCTCTGTTCGTGCGGTGGCATTCTCAAGCCCGAAGTCGTTCTCTTCGGCGAACCGATCCCTTATGATGCTCTACGTACGGCGTTTCAGGAAGCATCGACTTGCAAGGCTCTCCTCGTCATAGGGACATCTGCCGTCGTGGCTCCTGCCTCTCAGATCCCCCTGATCGCCAAGCAGAACGCAGCAACCATCATAGAGATCAATACGGAAAGCACGATCCTGACCACCGGCATCAGCGATATCTTCCTTGAAGGTTCCGCCTCGCAAATCCTTCCACAGATCGTCAACCTCCTTAAACAGTAA
- the trxB gene encoding thioredoxin-disulfide reductase, whose protein sequence is MKRYDLVIVGGGPGGLAAGIYAARGMVNCVLLEKGLPGGQMLNTDEIENYPGFESILGMELSQKMEAQARKQGLQIETADVQKIRLDGKEKVIITDGEEYRAKAVIVATGGLPKKLGLKGEKEFAGKGVSYCATCDGAFFKGQELVVIGGGDSAVQEGDYLTRFASKVYLVHRRDELRASKVLQKRFIDNPRTEVLWSTIPIEIYGGRTVKGIRLKSVKTGEEFNRECRGVFIYVGFLPNSDLFEDEIEKDENGFLIVNREMKTSLPGVFAVGDVISKPVRQIAAAVGEGATAEHFAEHYIANY, encoded by the coding sequence ATGAAGAGATATGATCTTGTCATCGTGGGAGGTGGACCGGGCGGGCTGGCGGCAGGTATATATGCAGCGAGGGGAATGGTCAACTGTGTTCTTCTCGAAAAGGGGCTTCCGGGAGGGCAGATGCTCAACACGGACGAGATAGAGAATTACCCTGGATTCGAATCAATTCTCGGTATGGAGCTGTCGCAGAAGATGGAGGCGCAGGCCAGGAAGCAGGGTCTCCAGATCGAGACGGCCGATGTTCAGAAGATCAGATTGGATGGTAAAGAAAAGGTCATTATCACGGATGGCGAGGAATACAGGGCGAAGGCGGTCATAGTTGCAACTGGTGGGCTGCCTAAGAAGCTGGGTCTAAAAGGGGAGAAGGAGTTTGCAGGGAAGGGAGTTTCCTATTGCGCGACCTGCGATGGAGCATTTTTCAAAGGACAGGAGCTGGTTGTTATAGGCGGAGGAGACTCCGCCGTTCAGGAGGGGGATTATCTGACAAGGTTTGCCTCGAAGGTCTATCTCGTCCACAGGCGGGATGAACTGAGGGCGAGCAAGGTTCTCCAGAAGAGATTTATCGATAATCCCAGGACGGAGGTGCTCTGGAGCACAATTCCCATCGAGATCTACGGCGGGCGAACGGTCAAAGGAATCAGGCTCAAAAGCGTCAAGACGGGCGAGGAGTTCAACAGAGAGTGTCGCGGTGTATTCATCTACGTGGGATTCCTCCCGAACAGTGACCTCTTCGAGGATGAGATTGAAAAGGATGAAAATGGATTCCTCATTGTGAACAGGGAGATGAAGACCTCCCTTCCTGGAGTCTTTGCCGTCGGAGATGTCATATCCAAGCCCGTCCGTCAGATAGCCGCCGCAGTGGGTGAAGGGGCAACAGCAGAACACTTCGCCGAACACTACATCGCCAACTATTGA
- a CDS encoding S46 family peptidase, translating to MNYRKVSISLTLLTMLLLLIIKIKADEGMYLLDQIDPNMMEKMKKMGLKLSQEEIYNPQGTSLAHAVVSPGATASFVSPNGLILTNHHVAFGAVQRISTPEQNYIEMGYLAKTLEEEIPAPGYQVFVLQSIEDVTGQILSEIREGMSDYDRYMAIEKKTKEIIKKAEEKGGGLECDVSSMNYGMKYYLFTFLKIRDIRVVYIPARAIGEYGGEIDNWMWPRHTGDFSFLRAYVGPDGKPADHSKSNVPYKPKSYLKISARGISEGDFTMIMGFPGRTARHQTSFAVENDQTHRYPFQIQMAGDLIRILEEFAQKDEEAAVKLSGYIKGLYNTLKNNQGMLEGLVKTGLLEKKRAEEMDFLEFLKNHPEMEMKYGQVLPQLETLYREYLKNRQKSSVMGWMGRGLLGNALSINKWSIEREKKDMDREPGYQERDLPDSELWLNVAQKSLVPEADRKVLEYFLKKALALPPDQKIVAVERMLNQNPELSQEQAIAKFLDRIYAGTMLGSAEERVKMLHMKREELLKLHDPFIEFADEMEKEREIQRKKEKAFSGAVSKLMPLYLEGVEAWIKQPLYPDANGTIRFNFGQVKGYSPKDAVSYRYITSLTGVIEKNTGVDPFDCPEKLIDVYKAKDFGSWVDKNINDVPVDFLTSNDSTGGNSGSPVLNGRGELVGILFDGIYESMYSDYHFDPELTRSIHVDIRYVLFCLDKLDKALNILNELTIIR from the coding sequence ATGAACTACAGAAAGGTGTCCATTTCTTTGACCTTGTTAACCATGCTGCTCCTTCTCATCATCAAGATCAAGGCGGATGAGGGGATGTACCTTCTCGATCAGATCGACCCGAACATGATGGAGAAAATGAAGAAGATGGGGCTGAAGCTCTCGCAGGAAGAGATTTACAACCCGCAGGGGACAAGCCTCGCCCATGCCGTGGTCAGCCCGGGAGCGACCGCCTCCTTCGTATCGCCCAACGGATTAATCCTCACCAATCACCATGTCGCCTTTGGAGCCGTCCAGAGAATCAGCACTCCCGAGCAGAACTACATCGAGATGGGTTACCTGGCAAAAACTCTAGAGGAGGAAATTCCGGCTCCCGGATATCAGGTCTTTGTCCTCCAATCCATCGAGGATGTCACCGGACAGATCCTCTCGGAGATCAGAGAGGGGATGAGCGACTATGACCGCTACATGGCCATTGAGAAGAAAACTAAAGAGATCATCAAGAAAGCGGAAGAAAAAGGGGGAGGTCTGGAATGCGATGTCTCCTCGATGAACTACGGAATGAAGTACTACCTCTTCACCTTCCTGAAGATCAGGGATATCCGCGTGGTTTATATCCCGGCTCGCGCAATCGGCGAATACGGCGGAGAGATCGATAACTGGATGTGGCCCCGACACACCGGCGATTTCTCATTCCTGAGGGCTTATGTTGGACCGGATGGAAAGCCAGCCGATCATTCAAAAAGCAACGTTCCCTACAAGCCGAAATCATACCTGAAGATCTCTGCAAGGGGGATCAGCGAAGGGGATTTCACGATGATCATGGGATTCCCGGGGCGCACGGCGCGGCACCAGACCTCTTTCGCCGTTGAGAACGATCAGACGCACCGGTACCCGTTCCAGATACAGATGGCTGGCGATTTGATCCGGATCCTGGAGGAGTTCGCGCAGAAGGATGAAGAAGCCGCTGTCAAGCTTTCCGGCTACATCAAGGGTCTCTACAACACACTCAAGAACAATCAGGGGATGCTCGAAGGGCTGGTCAAGACAGGTCTTCTCGAGAAGAAGAGAGCAGAGGAGATGGATTTTCTCGAGTTTCTGAAGAACCATCCTGAAATGGAAATGAAATATGGCCAGGTGCTTCCCCAGCTAGAGACTTTGTACAGGGAATATCTCAAGAACAGGCAAAAGAGTTCTGTCATGGGCTGGATGGGGAGAGGTCTCCTCGGTAACGCCCTCTCCATCAACAAGTGGAGCATCGAGCGGGAGAAAAAGGATATGGATAGAGAGCCCGGTTACCAGGAACGAGACCTTCCAGATTCAGAGCTCTGGTTGAATGTAGCCCAGAAGAGCCTCGTTCCTGAAGCCGACAGGAAAGTTCTTGAGTATTTTCTGAAGAAGGCGCTTGCCCTTCCGCCGGATCAGAAGATCGTAGCGGTAGAAAGAATGCTCAACCAGAACCCGGAACTCTCGCAGGAGCAGGCGATCGCTAAATTTCTGGACAGAATCTATGCTGGGACGATGCTCGGCTCGGCAGAAGAGAGGGTCAAAATGCTCCACATGAAAAGGGAAGAGCTGCTGAAGCTCCACGATCCATTCATAGAATTTGCCGATGAGATGGAAAAAGAGAGGGAGATCCAACGCAAGAAGGAAAAAGCCTTTTCCGGAGCCGTTTCGAAGCTGATGCCCCTCTACCTGGAGGGGGTGGAAGCCTGGATAAAGCAGCCTCTCTATCCGGACGCCAATGGGACGATTCGTTTCAACTTCGGCCAGGTGAAGGGTTATTCTCCAAAGGATGCCGTTTCATACCGGTACATCACATCACTGACAGGTGTCATCGAAAAGAACACCGGAGTGGATCCTTTCGATTGTCCGGAAAAGCTGATTGATGTTTATAAAGCAAAAGACTTCGGCTCCTGGGTGGATAAGAATATCAATGACGTCCCTGTCGATTTCCTTACGAGCAACGACAGCACGGGAGGGAACTCTGGAAGCCCGGTCCTGAATGGGCGTGGAGAGCTGGTCGGGATCCTCTTTGACGGAATTTATGAGTCGATGTACAGCGATTACCACTTCGACCCGGAGCTGACAAGAAGCATCCACGTGGATATCCGCTACGTCCTATTCTGCCTCGATAAGTTGGACAAGGCGCTCAACATCCTCAACGAACTCACCATCATTCGATGA
- a CDS encoding glycosyltransferase family 2 protein, translated as MNDHLLHACLNAVKTIEIGKEENLSSRICVIIPAFNAAKTIRNVIDGARKHVTRVIVADDGSADETAVIAREAGAEVVTIPANYGKGHALKLLFRRAIKEGFDAAISMDADGQHDPDEIPLFIKAFEHNLEEIIIGSRMHDRENIPQARLDAMRIARFYVSLAANQPIEDTQCGYRLYPLSLIKKIELTSERYITETELLIKAGDMGKIIRCVRVRALYGENGSHFRPVMDIVSISAWVISYLIVKWFKEGITSGKPFTYSKNNLRDRIGKHKGLDRLFVVLTVLIGLPTMLFFLAEYILLSPFLDNFSIIRRSGNFYRITLATFTLFVFHFFSLFERLLLPRTFHFNFLDEIVEHFFGAPALHPPHTPLLKGGEEKDASS; from the coding sequence ATGAACGATCATCTTCTCCACGCCTGCCTGAATGCGGTGAAAACCATAGAGATCGGGAAGGAGGAAAACTTGAGTTCCAGGATCTGCGTCATTATTCCAGCTTTCAACGCGGCGAAAACGATAAGGAATGTCATCGATGGCGCACGGAAGCATGTCACAAGAGTCATAGTTGCGGATGATGGCTCCGCCGATGAAACGGCGGTGATCGCTCGGGAAGCCGGCGCGGAGGTCGTCACGATCCCTGCAAACTATGGGAAGGGACATGCCCTGAAACTCCTCTTCCGGAGAGCGATCAAGGAAGGATTCGACGCCGCCATCAGCATGGATGCTGATGGGCAGCATGACCCGGATGAGATCCCGCTCTTCATCAAAGCCTTTGAACATAACCTTGAGGAGATCATCATCGGCTCTCGCATGCACGATCGCGAGAATATCCCCCAAGCGCGCCTGGATGCAATGAGGATCGCACGGTTCTACGTATCACTGGCGGCCAACCAACCTATCGAGGACACGCAGTGCGGATACAGACTCTATCCCCTCTCTCTCATCAAGAAGATAGAACTCACAAGCGAGAGGTATATCACAGAAACAGAACTGCTGATCAAAGCGGGCGATATGGGAAAGATCATCCGGTGCGTCAGGGTCAGGGCCTTGTACGGAGAGAACGGGAGCCATTTCCGGCCGGTCATGGATATCGTCTCCATCTCGGCCTGGGTCATTTCCTATCTAATCGTGAAGTGGTTCAAAGAGGGGATCACCTCCGGGAAGCCGTTCACCTATTCAAAGAATAATCTGCGCGATAGAATCGGGAAGCACAAAGGGCTTGACAGGCTCTTCGTCGTCCTGACGGTGCTCATCGGGCTTCCTACAATGCTCTTCTTCCTGGCAGAATATATCCTTCTCTCCCCTTTCCTGGATAACTTTTCCATCATCAGGCGAAGTGGCAATTTCTACAGGATCACACTCGCCACTTTCACCCTCTTCGTCTTCCATTTTTTCTCTCTCTTTGAAAGACTCTTGCTGCCGCGCACCTTCCACTTCAATTTTCTTGATGAGATCGTGGAACACTTCTTCGGAGCACCTGCGCTTCACCCTCCCCATACTCCTCTCCTGAAGGGAGGGGAAGAAAAAGACGCCTCATCTTAA
- a CDS encoding MMPL family transporter, with the protein MDYGIYVMQAYWREDRRDLGNALHLMGKNVMMCAATTLAGCGSLVTAKSHGIASIGLVLSLGAITCTATALLVLPAIIHILKDRLNE; encoded by the coding sequence GTGGATTATGGCATTTACGTCATGCAGGCCTACTGGCGCGAGGATCGAAGAGACCTCGGGAATGCTCTTCACCTTATGGGAAAGAATGTGATGATGTGCGCCGCGACGACACTCGCGGGATGCGGGAGCCTAGTTACCGCGAAATCCCATGGCATCGCATCCATTGGGCTTGTCCTGAGCCTGGGAGCCATCACCTGCACGGCCACCGCCCTCCTCGTTCTACCGGCCATCATCCACATTCTGAAGGACAGACTGAATGAATGA